Below is a genomic region from Miscanthus floridulus cultivar M001 chromosome 1, ASM1932011v1, whole genome shotgun sequence.
TATAAGAGACAAGCCACGGAAAATGAAGTTTTATTCTTTGGAAATTATAATAAAACTGATAATTTGTGACGCATACGCATCACAGCACAAGGATGTTCAGTGTGCCACTAATAAACTAGTAAAACCAAACAACACTGATGAACATAGATATACTACATACTCCATGTGTTATGATGATGAGTCATGGGCTTGAAATGTGTGTTCAGGCAAAGAGATGGGCGTCACTGACTTCATCGACTCCAAGGCCTGTGACAAACCGGTGCATGAGGTAGCTATATATACAAGAAGTTATTACATACacctgtatatatataatatgcatGACTGGACTGATTACGAGTTCGTTGATGTGCAGGTGATCAGGGAGATGACTGACGGAGCTGGTGTCGACTACAGCTTTGAGTGTACTGGGATCAACGAAGTGCTGAGAGAGGCCTTCGTGTCCACGCATGATGTACTACGCTGTgcttaattagttttttttttttttgcttctagGAGTACAAATTAATAATCTCTTTATATTAATTAACTCTCTGAAATGGAAAGAAGCAGCAAAGTCATGCGCATACTCTACGTGTATGTATATATGCAGGGTTGGGGCCTAACGGTGGTGCTGGGGATCCACGCGACGCCCAAGATGGTGCCGCTACACCCGATGGAGCTCTTCGACGGCCGTCGGATCACCGGCTGCGCCTTTGGTGACGTCAAGGGCAAGTCTCAGCTGCCTGCCATGGTCGACAAGTGCATCAACGGGGTGAGTCACACGCTCCCTTAATTTCTGCCGTATAATCACTTACCATCTTTAATCTGATGTGCTCCTCCTACTTTGTCGTCACAGGACCTGAATATAAACTTTGATGGGTTCATAACACACAACATGCCCTTCTCGGACATCAACAAGGCCATCCAGTTGCTGGAGGAAGGCAAATCCCTTAGGTGCGTGCTCCATCTCTGATGGACCAGACATGGGAGATTGTTATCCTTGTTTAATTTGGTTATGACACAAATAAATATAGAATCCAGTGTTGAGTTGTACAATTCACATGTGCATCAGTGCTATTTCTCTTGTAAAGAAGGGTGTGATTATTGAACAGAACTATTAGCAGGAGGAAACAGAGTAATTCACATGTGCACCAGTGCTATTTCATTCTTCTGTGTTTGTGCTGTAATATATCTCAAGTTATCTCCATTAAGTGGATGTATTCCCAGCTATTAACTAATACTGTCATTCTTTTTTTTAAGGCAATGCCATTCGGCGAGCTTTATTTATTCATAAGAATAGTTATACATCACTCATAACGAATTCAAGAATAAAACTAGGGGGTTTATTGACCCAAATACAATTTTGTTTCGAAATGAAAACTCGCCTCATGTGCTATTTGGTTGGCATACCTTTGACAATGCTCAATGGAGATATCGACGAAATCCCTCCACAAAGAAAATCAACACTGCCACTCTTGATTGCTCTAGACACCTCTATGTGCTAAATCAACAGGGCAGGCCTTGGTGTGTGTTTGTGTGGGTGCGGGGTTAGGGATGTGGGTTTGTGGGCGGACCCCTGTGTTTTCTCTCAATATTAGTTTGATGTCAAaaagcctaacaaaatttgtaTCTAAATAATTCCTATTGTTTAAATCTTGATAAAATCAAAACTGtctccccctcccccccccccccccccaaaaaaaaaattaGTAAGCCTTAATTTGGTCTTGCATCAAATCAAGTTAGCCCAAAACACCATTGAAAATATGAACCTAAACTAAACCCTTTTGTTGCTGTCGGACAGTCTGGAGCACATTGTGATGGGGACAGGGTTTCCGATCTTGCGTCAGCTTCAAGATAACTATCAATTTGGGCGGAGAGTGACACACGACCcgacttcagatcacaaagacccgaactCTGCaacttagcaccacgtctcctatGGTTCTCGACCAtgtcacaatccagttgacctcgccaagaaggctaatactgctgcgaatcaaagaacacaagcaagaacgagataaaacACAACTCAAGTAAAGTGACAATTTGTTGATGTATGATTAAGATCTCAAAGTGGGGTTTCACAAACCGATAACGGAGACTTTTCaaagacagattgatctaaagcaaAACATAAACCCTAACATGGACAGCGGCTAATGATTATATAGTCTAAGTGGCATCCAAGGACCCCTATTCACGTCCCTAAGGAGTCCTGATACGTTACAGGGCCCAAAAGACGGCGACATAGCGCCCTAACAGATTTTAcacgtcaacttgtttcgacaattcttGTTCATTCCGAAGAAATTTTCATATGGAACTAGCTCCATTGGTtatcttatcaaattatctttctatccatatgtggatcatcgaaaatggagtctgtATGCGGCTTAGGCGTCCGTTTTACTATAGGCTGCTCCTGGAATCCGAGATGGACACGAACTTGATATGGATTGGGCCTCCAACTTGGCTTGGacgcccttgctggcctcctaatggccaaggaggaggatgaaCAAGGGCTTACTTggtgtgttctccatcttcttaggGTATGCTCCAACTTGGACCAGGGTTCCAAGGGTTAACATCAAGTCCGCAACAACATTGATGCTACTTCCACTATGGAGTTTCTCCAAATGAGGGAGGGCATATCCTCTTCCCTCGCACACCATCATGTCACCGCTCCTCATCAAGAAATTAAAGGAGGGTTGTCGCCTAGATGGCCACAAGGCCTTTACCAAAAGGTCAGCACTCTAGACGGAATGTAGAAACACTTTATGTAACTTATAACAACCTTGGGGCACTCTAGCACACTTAAGCAAGTGAGACAACCTCATATATATAGCCTCATCCCACTCAATGGACCGTTGGGAAAAGTCTGCCATATTTTCTATGCATCACCTGATGATTCGCTTGATGGTCCTCGATACTGCATATATCACCTGATGGGGTATATTCCCTAGTCGAACGTTGAATCTTCACTCAATTGACACTGGACTATATTCACCTAATAATGTGTCACCTTATCCTTCATTGTCCACTATATCGTCTACATGGGGTATCGACCATTGGTCTTGACCAATGCCACAATTCTGATCATCATAGAATAATTCGCTCAGTTGCTCCTATGCTACACCACATTATCTAGTGGCCTTGATCTTCTAGGTCATCAACTATGCTAGCTCTCTGATGTGCACTGGATGATTCACAATGTGATTCTTCTCTTCACCATATCATTTGATGAGCAATCTTCCTGTCTGATTTACTAGACTACACCATATGACCTGATAGGCTTGATCAAATGATCAAATGAATGTTCTAGTGGGGAATCTTCGTTGTTTCTTTTTTGTTTGAACTCAGATCTTGATCAAACTTAACATTGCATCCCTTGGATCCATTATAACATGTCTAACACATCTATAGCACAcaagtgttggtatttcttacgctcaagtagaacattctataagcgcaaagaataccattgtagcacttttaCCAAGGAGTGTTGCAATGTATCAATATTTATTTAATCCCAATGGAAAGAGATATCAAGGAATGATATTAAATGAGAGATCTTAGTGTTTCGATAGTGTAGAGGGGTAGATCGAATTGGATAGGAAGGGTGCTAAAACAAGCTCAAGATAAAAGATAACTCAAAAGATAACTAGTAATGTATAGCTAGATGGAAGGACCTTGAGAGAGTAAAGGTTCCTATGATTTAGCTCTACTTCTATGGTTCTACCTCAATCATACAAATTTAGCAAGCATATTTTGTCCACACAGCGGATACACAAGGCGATAGGCGAGAcaacaagagaagaaagctcTTGCCTAAAGCGGATATCTCTTTATGCGGGCCTTACCTTTTAAGAACTTGTCTAACAACACGTGGTGGAATACAAAGACTAGATAGTGTTGTCACCACCTACTAGCTACCACAAACAATTCATGCGACAAGCAGCAACCATGTGCAAGATCAAATATAAACACCACATTTACACTATCTCTCACTACTCTAATTGTGTAAACATAGATCAATTAGATCACCCGATTAAAGGCAATGATCAATGTGCAAGTGTGGGTCCTAGATCATCAATCTAAGATATATACCACAACAATAATATATACAAGAATAATGTTGCACAAAATAAAGACTAAgtaaagtagagaaagaataaTATATTAAATAAAGTAGAATCTTACTAAAAATGGAAAGGTACAAGAGCTATACCAGAGTCTCTAGAAGACCAATCTGAAACCTGAGCAAAGCTCACGACTCTCTCTAACTCCCACACTAGACTATCCTACTAGACTAATTTGTCACGATTCTTTCTTGTGTGCCTCTATGGTCCCTCAATTTGTTGACCTCAAATCTTAAAGAGCTAATGAGAACATAGGTCACAAGGGAGTTTGTGAAGGCAGATGCACATCGTGTGGTGCCCAAGCTAGGCAAGGCTAAAAGGGAGTAAAAAACTCGTGGCTTGGAACAACTCCTAACCCAACAAGGTGGCAACACCACATCAAAACAGACAGATTGTAGGCACACTCAAATTCATTGTCTCTAACTTTATATTTTTATTGCATGAACAATTTAGGATCCGTTTGGTGGGGATTTTGATTCTCATAGAAACattttagatccaaaattttttaaaGAAATATTTCAGGTGATGAATCATGATCACTTCTATGGAATCATTTTATTGGTAGGTTGGATACTAACTCCAAAAAAGATGTTTTATATATGTTTAAAAAAATCTAGAACTTTTTGTGGGCAAAGAATAATTTAAATAgaaaacattttatcttgttgcacgtaaaaagaataactagAAAAAATAGTCTCTGGTGTATAGGGGAAACTAGAAATGGAATCTAGTGAAACTTGGCTCGAGGCGTTTTGCTCGCTTCAGTCAAAAAAAGGAGAACTAGAGAAATGTTCTGAGGCAAAATCATTTCGCCAATATAGTATTTGGCAGCATTTCTTCCGATTCAAATAAGAATCGGAACTGATCCGATCATCCTACTGACCCTTAGTTTTGGTGTGAAACGGTATATGTTTTTAATATAGATCTTTAATAAaggttcaaaaaatgaaaaagaaTATGCAATAGGCGTGGTAGCAAATTATTCACGAAATAGTTAGAGATGTGTGGAACGATGGACGACGTGGCCAATAATCTTAGAGATTTTTGCTTGTGCCTTTTATATTTTTGGAATACTGAACTCAAAAATTCTGGCTCCATAACTGACGAGCagcacgggcggcggcggcgagctacCCAACCATCCACACTGGTGCATCAGCCTGGGCGTTCGGTTAACCGAAACCGATCGGTTACTTTGAAGATACGGAACCGAGGAATTTCGGTTTCGGGtaattcggttcggtttcggttctaaCCGATGGAACCGAATTTTCAGGAACCAGGAAACACCCCATTCAATTgcaaatttcagcagcaatttgccTGATTTTCATGCAGTCAAAAGGGACAATTTAAACAAACAACAGTACAACACATATATGTTATTGTTCTCTCAAATATTAAAGCAAATTCAAGCCTGCAGACTGCAGTAAGAAAACAAGAGCCAAGAGGTCCAACAGGCAACAGCATAGGCTGCATAGCAATGCTCAGTCACAGACCACAGCTCCAGAGTGGTGCATGCTCCAGGAACACAAAAATGAGAATGTGTTGCGCCCTTCAAAAGAGGACACATCACAACTTTCTACTGGAAGGGAAGGTCAAAAGGACTTGAGAGGGTCTCCGAGAGACTCTCCATGTCCTTTCTAAATAAAAGAAATAGAGATTTTAGTAAAAAAACTACCCTTCAATAGCTTTTTAAATGGTCGTTCAAATATAGCCATCTTTTATTTTGGATTTTTCGCTAGCgaaaaaatagaagacgagaatgactcTTTAGAGTGCGTATAAGATATAGaaaactgttggagagtgaaaagatatagaaaacaatttttatgcaaatgatttTCTAAATATTAATTTAGAAAGTGAGATTTAGAAAAAATCATAGAGATGCTTGGAGACAAGCTTCACATGATACATACCACCCCTTGTTGACAAATCCACTCATGCGCATTCCATGGTTTCATGTGGCCCCACCCAAGCGTGTACACGAGGCCTTCGAGGGAAAGCTAGCGCTCGCTTTTAGCGGTTCAACTTGGCCCACGTTTGCTTTCCAACACGTTGATGGAAATTGTGTCGCCCATAATCCCTTGTCCTTTTTTCTATTAAAAATGCTAATTACACCGAAAAGGCTAGGTAGTGCCTCCATTAATATTGGTGGTGATTGTACAATGACCAGAGTTATTATTGATAGCTATCAATCAAACTTCTACAAATTTGATCTAAAGCCTTGTTTAGCACAATTTCACTAGCTTTATGAACGGTTTGAAGCAGTTTTGTGCCAAACAGGTCTTTTGCAAACAACTTCACATGTAAAAGCTTCTGAAAACATGCTCTCATAGAAGATAGATGGGTGATAACTTGAAAATAATGGCTTCACCCAGCCCACACACTCGCATCGGTGGGCTCCCTCGTTAGTGGAAGTCAGATTTGCCCCTGTGCGACCTGGAGGCACCGCCGTGGGGGTACTGGCGTGGCTGGGACACGTTGCTAGCTGTGGGGCACGACTGCAGCTGGGAGGCGCAGCCATGGGGGTGTTGGCATGGCTGTTGGAGCTTACGAGCGCTAGGGCGCGACCACCGGGGCTTGTGGTCCCCTGGCATGAGGGCCGTCGGGTTGCGGCTACTAGGGCTTACAGGCATCAGGAAGAAGCACTTTCGTAGAAACAGAGATTGTGGGAAGGAGATGAGGAAAAAGTagagaagaaaaggaaaagaaaagggtaTTATGGTCATTTCATTTTTTTCTATCATGAGAAGTTCTGGCAAATGGGTCACTGAAACAATTTTAGCTTTATCAGTAAAGTTCCTCATGGAGCTAAAAGAATAAAAAACCTGATTCAGTAGTGAAGTTGAGTTGTGCCAAATGAAATATGTCCATGTGTTACAACGAAAAATAGAACTTTTACATAGCCTCCAAGACGACTTTACGATTCAAACATTTATTCGACGACCATAACTGCTTTCCAATTCATTTTAGAATCAAACTCTGTCACTATTACAGAAAAAAATTTAGCAACACCACCTTTCTTTTGTAGGTATTGAGCCGCCCATATAAATAGTGGCCAAATAAGTCGTccctacaaattcatttgtaaGGGCTGCTGGTGTTATCAGCTATCCCTACAAATAATTTGATTTGTAAGGGTTGCTCAATATACAGCCGTCCTATAAAAGGGATTTGTATGGGCTGCTCAATATCCCGCTGCCCCTACAAAAGAGATTTGTAGCCCTACGAATACACGCCAAAtagtaaaaattaagcactaaaatttgaatttttcaaatgatctcagatggagaaatggcctaaataaaagttgtagatctcaaaaagttatgaatctttgttgtttataattttttcatttgaaatcatttactactttAAAATAGTGTttgaaatttaattttgaaattgttgaagaactctgatttctctttttaatctctggctaaaacttataactagtGTTTCTCCcctatactaacttcaaatttgataatttTCCCTAaacttttctaaaatcatgctctattaaATTATTGTCTTCTTACAACTATTATTTTGTCAATCTTTTCATGTGAtcgtgttttatctatttgaattttgaatttcaaaaaattgtaacttcaaacgtcattttgaaacattaaatgatttcagctgaaaaaagtcataaatataaaagttgtaaaattcatcaagatttataacttttattttgatcatttcttcatccaacaaagtggtagtaatattgttcacaaattttatatATCaggtgaacaatgttactaccactatgttggatgaagaaatgacaaaaataaaagttatagatctcgaaaagttatagaactttgtagttgacaacttttttaattgaattcattttatcaaggaaaactgcgtttgaatttctcaaatttgaaatttggatttttcaaatgacctcggacggagaaacaaccaaaataaaagttgtagatcccaaaaaattatacaactttatagttgaatccttttttatttgaaatcatcttgtcaagaaaaactatgtttgaatttctaaaaaattaaaatttgaattttttaaacgacatcggatggacaaacagcaaaaacaaaagttgcagatatcgaaaagttataaaactttatagttgacaactttttgatttgaattcatttaaccACGTTTGAAtttatcaaatttgaaattcaaattttgtaaacgaccttagatggagaaactaccaaaatgaatgttgtagatctcgaaaagctatgaaactttatagatgacaacgttttcatttgaattcgtttagagcctcaaacaatcaatttaaactaaatttagtataatatgtggggaaccaaaatttAGTGCAGATACAAGTGAGTGTGAAATACAGTGGTAGATGAGGGCACATGTGAGGGGGAGGGtcgtgggttcgaatctcacCCGCCATGACTTGGCTGACCGGTGGAGGTCTCCATGGATTAAAAATaatttactattttttttttgcttttcccTTTTTTTTGGCTTGGAATCGTGATTTTTGGAAAATGATTTGTAGGCGCCCCTATGTACAAATTCACCGTTCGTAGTAACGGTTTGGTAAGGACGTCCGGCCAAACTATTGCTATAAATGCCCTGGAGCCGCCCCCAAAAAAATACATAGTGGCGTAGTGTGTAGAGTGTATTTGGACTTGTACTGCTCCAACTTGCATGTGCATAGAAAGCTTGGTGATTTACCCAATGAGTATAATTCATTTTGGGATCGAATTGAAAAGTGTTCCTACGATCGTGTCATATGTCTACTATAATCGCGCCATGCGCTTCAATTCGTCTTAGGATTGGACTCCGCACTATATTAAACACCTGCAGCATTAACTCATAGAGTCTTAGTATTCTTGCGGCCGATACATATCAGCGTTAACTCATACAGTCTCAGGAGAGAGCGAAAGAGACTCATCTGGCGCTTCGCCCTGCCCACGTGAACGAACGCGCCTTGCCGTGCAAGTAGATTTATCCAGGGTAGAAATTACTATTAAATTATAATTTTCTACTGTTATAATGGTAGATATTGATATTCAAAGCTAAACAAGATTATTGACACAGATAAAAATGGACTCGTAGCTCCGGTGGCGACAACAACAATTGTGAACTGAACGTACATCAGCTAGCTAGTTACGTTGCTTGTAGCGAAATCTGTTCATCTGGATTCGCGTCGTTAGCAGGACATGTACAACGACTTCGCTAATCTTGAGACATATTGTCTCAATTGTTCAAAGGCCCTGTTTGCTTTTTTTAGGATCcgtttttttagcttgttttttttagctggaataatatttttctctcacaccaaattagctggaacagtatttcgactgattttttcagcgaagcgaatatATAGATGAACATGTATACATTATAACTGAAAAAAGAAATACAAGTGTGTAAATCGAAGCCCCTCCTGCCGAGCGCCTTTGTTGACCACGCAAGGAAACAAAAGGAAAACACAAAAAGCAGTATCGATCTGGTTGTTTCCCCTGCCTCTCTGCCTATATATAAACAGACCAGCAGGCCTGCTCCACTTGTCTCGCTCCCCAGCTGACCACTAGAGCCAAGAGCTCCATTcgtttcctcctcctcctcctcctcctctctctctctccctctctctctctctctctctgaaaaGTAAACCAGCTAGCAAGGGGCCGGAGAGAAGAGAACCAAGAAGGCGCATCAACCATCAATCGATCCAAGACACCATGGCGGCCAACGGCCACAGCAGCTTGGCGAACGGCGCCTCCACCCGGGGAAAGCCCATCAAATGCaaaggtatatatataatatgctgTATGTTGCCCTGCAGCGGCTtgtttttcttcctcctcccaCTCGTGCGTCTTCCTCCTCCTTGCTCGATCGATCCATCAATCTTTCGCCATGCTGGCAGCATGATCGAACTGTCTGGTATGGTATGTACGTGtgcagcggcggtggcgtgggGTCCCGGCGAGCCGCTGGtgatggaggaggtggaggtggcgccGCCGGGTCGCCTGGAGGTGCGCGTGAAGGTGCTCTTCACCTCCGTCTGCCACACCGATCTCAATTTCTTGAAAGGAGAGGTATGTAATTGTACTCTACTTCTATATGCAGTACTGAGGTGACTGCTGTATGTACATGTATCCATATAGGCATATAGCTACGACGTGCTGCATTCAATATTATCTAGTACTATCTTATTATATAATCTGTGTGTATAGCTGAGTATGCTACTACTACATGTGTGTGTATGGCTGTGTTCAGTAATTTGTTGCCGAGTTGATTCTTTACTTACTGAGACTTTtctctgtgtgccattataaaagatcgtaattttttgtgtgcccctgaaaaaattcagcggtcttcagcgccactgctctaactttttcgtgtcatccatgtcacttccgtcagtttgggctctaacgccgttaaactgcaggtgtgaaaagacaaaaatgcccttaagttcaaatatgttattaattttttttgagtatcttaacgaattcaaatgaaaaaactcaaaactagaaagttgtagatctcgtcgagatctataattttcatataaattttttttcatttaatttcgcaaaaaaaataatatgatttttctaagatatattaatcatatcaaatcatattttttttgtgaaattaaataaaaaaaattatatgaaaattatagatctcgatgagatctacaactttctagttttgagttttttcatttgaagtcgttaagatgctcaaaaaaattaataatatatttgaacttaagggcattttcgtctttgcgttagagtccaaactgacggaagtggcatggatgacacgaaaaagttggagtagtggcgctgaagaccgctgaattttttcagaggcacacagaggattacgatcttttataatagcacacagggaaaagtctcttaCTTCATCCCTTGACTAATAATCTAGCTACGTATTGATTTGTGTTTCCGGCCGCCCGCCCATGTGATGCTGCTGTATTTATGGACGTGATATGATATGGCAGAACGAGCTGCAACGCAAGTTCCCCCGCATCCTCGGCCATGAAGCAGCCGGGTGCGTCTCTTTCATCTTcttattaattattattattattattattattattattattattattattattattattattataaggGATTATTATCACCGGCTTGTGTTTTCGTATGTAAAATGTTGCAATAAGATAGCAAAAGGAGTTTCCACTTGACCAATAAGATAGCAAAATGTTGCAATAAGATACTGCTCGCCGGCCTGGAGTCTTTTCTACCAATATCTATCCCTTGACCAACTGCAACTCGGGGCTCATTTTCAGCTTTGAGCTTCAGTAGCAGATATCCGTTTAAAACGTAGGGATTTTATTTTACTGAAAAAACATGGACAACAGAAAAGATTTCCGTATTTCAAAGGGGGCGGGAAATGAGCTGTGCTTTTGTAGGTTCAACTCGTCTGTAATTCTGAAATCTTGCATTGTTTGTGATATTTCTTTGTAAAGTGGCTTGAGCTCAGCTTTGAGGTTGAACCGCCCATCCCATGTGCCCCTGGTTGGCTCTGGCTCCACACGACTAACAACGACTAGGAGTACTTTGGATGCGCAATCCAATTGATGGTGACCTTATGCATGATGCTTTGCCTCCGAATCCAGAGTGGTGGAGAGCGTGGGGGAAGGGGTGGAGGACCTGGCCCCCGGCGACCATGTGGTCCCCATCTTCAACGGGGAGTGCGGAGCCTGCGCGTACTGCGAGTCCGACAAGACAAACCTGTGCGGGACTTACCGCGTCAACCCATTCAAGAGCACCATGACTTCCGATGGCGGCACCAGGTTCTCCGTGGTGGACCGCAGCTCTGGCGTGCGGCAGCCGGTGTACCACTTCCTCAACACCTCCACCTTCGCCGAGTACACCGTGCTTGACGCGGCCTGCGCCGTCATGATCAACCCCAAGGCCCCGCTGGAGAAGATGTGCCTCCTCAGCTGCGGCATCTCCACAGGTACCGTATCCGTGTATATATCCCATCCGGCCGTTGGTTGTCAAAATTCGAAAACAAATATGGTTGAATTGTATTCACATTCAATTTGATCGAGCTGGGCGAATTTGACATGTGAACAAACTGCAAGGGAACTGGACATGCATGATATACTAGCTAGTCGGGT
It encodes:
- the LOC136538417 gene encoding alcohol dehydrogenase-like 4, translating into MAANGHSSLANGASTRGKPIKCKAAVAWGPGEPLVMEEVEVAPPGRLEVRVKVLFTSVCHTDLNFLKGENELQRKFPRILGHEAAGVVESVGEGVEDLAPGDHVVPIFNGECGACAYCESDKTNLCGTYRVNPFKSTMTSDGGTRFSVVDRSSGVRQPVYHFLNTSTFAEYTVLDAACAVMINPKAPLEKMCLLSCGISTGVGAAWNTANISAGNTVAIFGLGAVGLAVAEGARLRGASRIIGVDINPEKFTKGKEMGVTDFIDSKACDKPVHEVIGEMTDGAGVDYSFECTGINDVLREAFVSTRDGWGLTVVLGIHATPKMVPLHPMELFDGRRITGCVFGDVKGKSQLPAIVDKCINGDLNINFDGFITHNMPFSDINKAIQLLEEGKSLRCVLHL